A single Arcobacter sp. FWKO B DNA region contains:
- the tatB gene encoding Sec-independent protein translocase protein TatB, with amino-acid sequence MFGMGFLEITIIAIVAIIALGPEKLPSAMVDIAKFFKKLKSGIDDAKSTLNNELKITELKAEAEKYKSQVENLQSSINIENILNDEPAQKEQQTQNTENKQEAVQQTQETKEPLRQKVSFGNKNKVQNSESI; translated from the coding sequence ATGTTTGGTATGGGATTCTTGGAGATTACTATAATTGCTATAGTTGCCATAATCGCTCTTGGACCTGAAAAACTTCCAAGTGCAATGGTAGATATTGCAAAATTTTTCAAAAAATTAAAAAGTGGTATTGATGATGCAAAGTCAACTCTAAATAATGAGTTAAAAATTACAGAACTTAAAGCTGAGGCTGAAAAATATAAATCTCAAGTTGAGAATCTTCAGTCATCAATTAATATTGAAAATATATTAAACGATGAACCTGCCCAAAAAGAACAACAAACTCAAAATACAGAAAACAAGCAAGAAGCTGTACAACAAACGCAAGAAACAAAAGAACCATTAAGACAAAAAGTTTCTTTTGGAAATAAAAACAAAGTTCAAAATAGTGAGAGTATATAA
- a CDS encoding FAD-dependent oxidoreductase codes for MKSYEYIIIGAGIAGCSVAHFLSKSSSSVLLIDRNDKVASEASGAAGAFLSPLLGKPNDFKDLVTKSLKFSTNFYKKNFPDSIINNGVLRIPKDDLDKEKFQHYEHDFNFSHKDDGYFFPIGSLVSSSEICLKLSTNVEKLFNFNVKMIQYRSDLWVLNDTLKCKNLILCTGADTQFLPKYIDIRAVWGQRIVCKSSLLLSHNFHKECSISLSLKNTFDNDKKKPYLISIGATHHRITEKKLSCTEDIGQKKSISFVGCNNCETGCIEDTKKLLLLANDIIKLDDLEVVKTYAGARASSIDYFPIVGDIVDETKTLDDFPYLKSGTHVKEERFTRFNNLYILNGVGGRGFVLSPYLASNLVDFILNKQDLPQNIKTDRLFKRWVKK; via the coding sequence ATGAAATCATATGAATATATAATCATAGGTGCGGGAATAGCTGGATGTAGTGTGGCACACTTTTTATCAAAATCAAGCAGTAGTGTTTTACTTATTGATAGAAATGATAAGGTAGCTAGTGAAGCTAGTGGAGCTGCTGGTGCATTTTTGTCACCACTTCTTGGTAAACCAAATGATTTTAAAGATTTAGTTACAAAATCTTTAAAATTTTCTACAAATTTTTATAAAAAAAATTTTCCAGATTCTATTATAAATAATGGTGTATTAAGAATTCCAAAAGATGATTTAGATAAGGAAAAATTCCAACACTATGAACATGATTTTAATTTTTCTCACAAAGATGATGGATATTTTTTTCCTATAGGTTCTTTAGTTAGTTCATCTGAGATTTGCTTAAAATTATCAACAAATGTAGAAAAACTTTTTAACTTTAATGTTAAAATGATACAATATCGTTCTGATTTATGGGTATTAAATGATACGCTTAAGTGTAAGAATTTAATTTTATGTACTGGTGCAGATACTCAATTTTTGCCAAAGTATATAGATATTAGAGCAGTGTGGGGGCAAAGAATTGTATGTAAAAGTTCTTTATTGTTATCACACAACTTTCACAAAGAGTGTTCAATATCACTAAGTCTTAAAAATACTTTTGATAATGATAAGAAAAAACCATATCTCATATCAATAGGTGCGACGCACCATAGAATTACAGAGAAAAAACTTTCTTGTACTGAAGATATTGGTCAAAAAAAGTCTATTAGTTTTGTTGGTTGTAACAATTGTGAAACTGGTTGTATTGAAGATACAAAAAAATTACTATTGCTTGCAAACGATATTATAAAGCTTGATGATTTGGAAGTCGTCAAAACATATGCTGGGGCTAGAGCTTCAAGTATTGACTATTTTCCTATAGTTGGCGACATCGTAGATGAAACGAAAACTTTAGATGATTTTCCGTATTTAAAAAGTGGTACCCATGTAAAAGAAGAGCGATTTACAAGATTCAATAATCTGTATATCTTAAATGGTGTAGGTGGGAGAGGATTTGTTTTGAGTCCATATCTAGCGTCAAATCTTGTAGATTTTATTCTAAACAAACAAGATTTACCTCAAAATATCAAAACCGATAGATTATTTAAAAGGTGGGTTAAAAAGTGA
- a CDS encoding DnaJ domain-containing protein has product MEKVVFLLFVGVVLYIIARNYKTEDFQNIKIGTKQRLIGDLKDHEAGLLVALMAKVAKADGQVCELEAELLGHTFNDIASHFENSEEIKAQLKEIYNLEKQSFDNTVLLAQKYLKLTKRDYDKRLKVLEYLLNIAFIDGEFSETEFMIVEDISNAMQINKIDLEALIKRFERFHQEQKMHKINTLENAYSILEANESDSNDDIKKKYRNLVRKHHPDIVTGKGGDEASIAEATKKLQEINEAYEIIKKQRGI; this is encoded by the coding sequence ATGGAAAAAGTAGTTTTTTTACTTTTTGTTGGAGTGGTACTTTATATTATAGCAAGAAATTATAAAACTGAAGATTTTCAAAATATTAAAATAGGTACAAAACAAAGGTTAATTGGAGATTTAAAAGATCATGAAGCAGGCTTGCTTGTAGCACTTATGGCAAAAGTAGCCAAAGCTGATGGGCAAGTGTGTGAACTTGAAGCAGAGTTACTCGGACACACATTTAATGATATAGCATCACATTTTGAAAATAGCGAAGAAATAAAAGCACAATTAAAAGAGATATACAATCTAGAAAAACAAAGCTTTGATAATACTGTATTACTGGCACAAAAATATTTAAAGCTTACAAAAAGAGATTATGACAAGAGGTTAAAAGTTCTTGAGTATTTATTGAATATTGCTTTTATTGATGGTGAATTTAGTGAAACAGAATTTATGATTGTGGAAGACATTTCAAATGCTATGCAAATTAATAAAATAGATTTAGAAGCGTTAATAAAAAGATTTGAAAGATTTCATCAAGAGCAAAAAATGCATAAAATTAATACACTTGAAAATGCTTATAGTATACTAGAAGCAAACGAGAGTGATTCTAATGATGATATTAAGAAAAAATACAGAAACCTTGTAAGAAAGCATCATCCTGATATTGTCACTGGAAAAGGTGGTGATGAAGCAAGTATTGCAGAAGCTACAAAGAAACTTCAAGAGATAAATGAGGCATATGAGATTATTAAAAAGCAAAGGGGTATATAA
- a CDS encoding tetrahydrodipicolinate N-succinyltransferase N-terminal domain-containing protein, translating into MIFTKEEFKAQVESIQSQGWYKNPIGFGIARVNRGQLNQNKILQATFPVVNWNENFGSAAIFMDAIIKSGEKIDTTQSEQIFNVSDEFLTNCIESFRPFIPEAKGEAHKNVQLISQLSTLPRDLGLGAEDFKVVFLFEDSAPLSVEAVYLKLYALSLKKAPLRSLNLNGAFGKLENVAWVGNNPIELEFLRANEIALKLSGKYPVIDMVDKFPRFLAHVIPEDNTRILDTSKVRFGAQLAAGTTIMPGASYVNFNAGTLGPVMVEGRISSSAVVGSGSDVGGGASILGVLSGTDGNPITIGENCLLGANSVTGIPLGNGCIIDAGVAILAGTKIFISDDQIIKLQEVNPKAELRNNVKGAELAGLNGIHFRVDSTNGQIVARRSTKEVKLNSDLH; encoded by the coding sequence ATGATATTTACAAAAGAAGAATTTAAAGCACAAGTTGAGTCTATACAGTCTCAAGGTTGGTATAAAAATCCAATAGGTTTTGGTATAGCAAGAGTAAATAGAGGTCAGTTAAATCAAAATAAAATACTTCAAGCAACCTTTCCAGTAGTAAACTGGAATGAAAACTTTGGAAGTGCTGCAATTTTCATGGATGCCATCATAAAAAGTGGCGAAAAAATTGATACTACTCAAAGTGAGCAAATCTTTAATGTTAGTGATGAGTTCTTAACAAATTGTATTGAATCGTTTAGACCATTTATTCCAGAGGCAAAAGGTGAAGCACATAAAAATGTACAGTTAATATCTCAGTTATCAACTCTTCCAAGGGATTTAGGACTAGGGGCAGAGGATTTTAAAGTTGTGTTTTTATTTGAAGATAGTGCACCCTTAAGTGTAGAGGCTGTTTATCTAAAACTTTATGCATTAAGTCTTAAAAAAGCACCACTTAGAAGTCTAAACCTAAATGGCGCATTTGGAAAACTAGAAAATGTTGCATGGGTAGGAAACAATCCAATAGAATTAGAATTTTTAAGAGCAAATGAAATAGCTTTAAAACTAAGTGGCAAATATCCAGTAATTGATATGGTTGATAAATTCCCAAGATTCTTGGCACATGTTATTCCTGAAGATAATACAAGAATCCTTGATACAAGTAAGGTTAGATTTGGTGCACAACTTGCTGCTGGAACAACTATTATGCCAGGAGCTTCTTATGTAAACTTTAATGCTGGAACACTAGGACCAGTTATGGTTGAAGGAAGAATTAGTTCAAGTGCAGTTGTTGGAAGTGGAAGTGATGTTGGGGGTGGAGCTTCAATACTTGGAGTATTAAGTGGAACAGACGGAAATCCTATCACAATAGGAGAAAACTGTTTACTTGGGGCAAATAGTGTAACAGGCATTCCTTTAGGTAATGGTTGTATTATTGATGCTGGTGTTGCTATTCTTGCTGGAACGAAGATTTTTATATCTGATGACCAAATTATAAAACTTCAAGAAGTTAATCCAAAAGCTGAACTTAGAAACAATGTAAAAGGAGCTGAGCTAGCTGGATTGAATGGTATTCATTTTAGAGTAGATTCTACAAATGGTCAAATTGTTGCAAGAAGAAGTACAAAAGAAGTTAAACTTAATAGTGATTTACACTAA
- a CDS encoding 3'-5' exonuclease: MSSYILFDTETTGGNEEDRIIQVGGIVLSNGSKPLVFDELCSSEVPIKIEAMEVHNITQDMLMGKPSFLQTKFYNMLQKHNQKENYLIAHNINFDLGMLIKEGFVCNMQIIDTLRCARHLLDELPYHRLQYLRYALDLYKIEKDEAMKLNIEIKAHDAIGDVLVMKLLLTKLTQIAKDRYNLSNKDSIAKLVELSDTPVFVKILKFGKYKGQNLETIASSDKGYLEWLLNTNDLDSDLKYSIKKVL, translated from the coding sequence ATGAGTAGTTATATTTTATTTGATACAGAAACTACAGGTGGAAATGAAGAAGATAGGATTATTCAAGTAGGTGGTATAGTGCTTTCAAATGGGTCTAAACCTTTAGTTTTTGACGAACTTTGTAGCTCAGAAGTCCCAATAAAAATTGAAGCGATGGAAGTTCATAATATAACTCAAGATATGCTTATGGGAAAACCTAGTTTTTTACAAACTAAATTTTATAATATGCTTCAAAAACACAATCAAAAAGAAAACTACCTAATAGCACATAATATTAATTTTGATCTTGGAATGCTTATAAAAGAGGGCTTTGTATGTAATATGCAAATAATAGATACACTAAGATGTGCTAGGCATCTGCTTGATGAACTACCATACCATAGGCTACAATATCTAAGATATGCTCTTGATTTATACAAAATAGAAAAAGATGAAGCAATGAAGCTAAATATTGAAATAAAAGCCCACGATGCCATAGGAGATGTACTTGTGATGAAACTTTTATTGACAAAATTAACACAAATTGCAAAAGATAGATACAATCTATCCAACAAAGACTCTATAGCAAAACTGGTTGAACTTAGCGATACTCCAGTATTTGTTAAAATTTTAAAATTTGGAAAATATAAGGGTCAAAATTTAGAAACAATAGCATCATCAGACAAGGGTTATTTAGAGTGGCTTTTAAATACAAATGATCTTGATAGCGATTTGAAATATAGTATTAAAAAAGTTTTATAA
- the tatC gene encoding twin-arginine translocase subunit TatC has protein sequence MFEDLKPHLAELRKRLVTSIIAVAIGFFICFFFYEPILEWMMVPAKEALPAHSQMVAVEIQETFFTALKVAFFAGFILTLPVVLWQLWLFLAPGLYDNEKKLIIPFVFFATLMFLIGASFAYYIVVPIGFDFLINFGNTVVTVLPSIGMYVGFFTKLLIGFGVAFEMPVITFFLAKIGLVDDRMLKDFFKYAIVLIFILASLLTPPDVITQLLMAGPLTILYGVSIYIAKVFNPAPKDEE, from the coding sequence ATGTTTGAAGATTTAAAACCCCATTTAGCAGAACTAAGAAAAAGACTAGTTACATCAATTATAGCTGTTGCTATAGGTTTTTTTATATGTTTTTTCTTTTATGAACCAATTTTAGAGTGGATGATGGTTCCAGCCAAAGAAGCATTACCTGCACATTCTCAAATGGTAGCTGTTGAAATACAAGAGACATTTTTTACCGCATTAAAAGTTGCTTTTTTTGCAGGTTTTATCTTGACACTACCTGTTGTTTTGTGGCAATTGTGGCTTTTTTTAGCTCCTGGATTATATGATAATGAAAAAAAACTTATTATCCCTTTTGTATTTTTTGCTACATTAATGTTTTTAATAGGGGCTTCTTTTGCATATTACATTGTTGTCCCAATAGGTTTTGATTTTCTTATCAATTTTGGTAATACAGTTGTTACAGTCTTACCGAGTATTGGAATGTATGTTGGTTTCTTCACAAAGCTTCTTATTGGTTTTGGTGTAGCTTTTGAAATGCCTGTTATAACTTTTTTCTTGGCTAAAATAGGTCTTGTTGATGATAGAATGTTAAAAGATTTTTTTAAATATGCAATTGTCTTGATTTTTATTTTAGCTTCTTTATTAACACCACCTGATGTTATTACACAACTTTTGATGGCTGGACCACTTACTATATTATATGGTGTATCTATTTATATTGCAAAAGTATTTAATCCTGCACCAAAAGATGAAGAATAA
- a CDS encoding EAL domain-containing protein produces the protein MYKLTLTKQLFWIVASFIIVANIFLTIYLYKQTQNMVESSAISKAEALQNYFVSMRFVYHQQFLKSGFEIDDKTVGFLPAHASALISDEFARAMNDGTTIRNVTDRPRNATNKADKFEEEAMDYFSKNPDEKYLLKTIKQNGDEIFFYSSPLKIQAYCLSCHGKKDEVLSYVAKKYDTAYDYEIDDIRGITSIKVPKKVITEQTMSIFIKEATFSWLIIIFLLAMVYYAIRELTKKDVETKKLLQEEVTKKTIDLQNQTLELQAANAQQEHLFSILRTVADCNQILITAENLDELIEKTAISIHSNSAFDAIKIAIVENGKLVVKTSIGLDEEYDVYPLEQEAFEQNRYVFIKSFDEKLPKVFLEKVQRHNITEVYCIPLRKDHYAKKALGVITICTTEKKGLNKQEQDMVSELAGDMGFAINSFYQQDAINQLSYYDPLTNLPNQKLFIMHLSQAIIESTSTFRYGAILFVDIDNFKMVNDVKGRDGGDEVIKNITQRLTSNVYKSTMISRFGGDKFLVLLEDISSTKDQAAIIAQKIAQDILTLVKEPFVVDGQAFYLTLSVGIVLYNDDKISAESLLSYAENAMHTAKDEGKGTIRFYDSSLQQMTRSRSLMIQNLKEGFINNQFFVLYQKQVDMNANVVGVEALLRWQHPHLGLISPVEFIPLAEESGLIGDLGKWVMQEAINELRIWSQNDIRKSWRVSVNVSPLQFKEDNFVDTIKDMVIQAQINPSLLRIELTEGILIFNKEKATQKIEQLKQFGISISIDDFGTGYSSLSYLKHLPIEELKIDQSFVSTFLQSPSDRTIIKTIITMGHEFEFDIIAEGVETKEQFNELQQMGCRYFQGYLFAKPCDSDKL, from the coding sequence ATGTATAAACTAACATTAACAAAACAGCTTTTTTGGATAGTAGCTTCATTTATAATAGTTGCTAATATATTTCTAACAATATATTTATATAAACAAACACAAAATATGGTTGAATCCAGTGCCATTTCAAAAGCTGAAGCCCTTCAGAATTATTTTGTCTCTATGCGTTTTGTATATCATCAACAGTTTTTAAAAAGTGGCTTTGAGATAGATGATAAAACAGTAGGGTTTCTACCAGCTCATGCTTCAGCATTGATTAGTGATGAGTTTGCAAGAGCTATGAATGATGGTACAACAATAAGAAATGTTACTGATAGACCTAGAAATGCAACAAACAAGGCTGATAAATTTGAAGAAGAAGCTATGGATTATTTTTCAAAAAATCCAGACGAAAAGTATCTTTTAAAAACTATAAAACAAAATGGCGATGAAATATTTTTCTATTCTTCACCCCTTAAAATTCAAGCATATTGCTTAAGTTGTCATGGTAAAAAAGATGAAGTATTATCATATGTTGCAAAAAAATATGATACAGCATATGACTATGAAATAGATGATATTAGAGGAATTACAAGTATTAAAGTTCCTAAAAAAGTAATTACTGAACAAACTATGAGCATTTTTATTAAAGAAGCAACTTTTAGTTGGTTAATTATAATATTTTTACTTGCAATGGTGTATTATGCAATAAGAGAGCTTACAAAAAAAGATGTAGAAACAAAAAAACTACTTCAAGAAGAAGTAACAAAAAAAACTATAGATTTGCAAAATCAAACACTAGAGCTTCAAGCAGCTAATGCACAGCAAGAACACCTTTTTTCTATATTAAGAACTGTTGCTGATTGCAATCAGATTTTAATAACGGCTGAAAATTTAGATGAACTAATAGAAAAAACTGCCATATCTATCCATTCAAATAGTGCATTTGATGCCATAAAAATTGCTATAGTTGAAAATGGTAAGCTTGTAGTAAAAACATCGATTGGACTAGATGAGGAATACGATGTGTATCCACTTGAACAAGAAGCATTTGAACAAAATAGATATGTTTTTATAAAAAGCTTTGATGAAAAATTACCAAAAGTGTTTTTAGAAAAAGTTCAAAGGCATAATATCACCGAGGTTTATTGTATTCCTTTAAGAAAAGATCATTATGCAAAAAAAGCTCTTGGTGTAATTACAATTTGTACAACAGAAAAAAAAGGATTAAATAAACAAGAACAAGACATGGTAAGTGAACTAGCTGGTGATATGGGATTTGCAATAAATTCATTTTATCAACAAGATGCAATTAATCAGCTTTCTTATTATGATCCATTGACAAATCTACCAAATCAAAAATTGTTTATTATGCATTTGTCTCAAGCAATTATAGAATCAACTTCAACTTTTAGATATGGGGCTATTTTGTTTGTAGATATTGATAACTTCAAAATGGTAAATGATGTAAAAGGGCGTGATGGTGGCGATGAAGTTATAAAAAATATTACACAGAGGCTAACTTCAAATGTTTACAAGTCAACAATGATATCAAGATTTGGGGGAGATAAGTTTTTGGTTTTACTAGAAGATATCTCATCTACCAAAGATCAAGCCGCAATTATAGCTCAAAAAATTGCACAAGATATTTTAACTTTAGTCAAGGAGCCTTTTGTTGTTGATGGACAAGCTTTTTATTTGACATTGAGTGTAGGGATAGTATTATATAATGATGATAAAATCAGTGCTGAAAGCCTACTTAGTTATGCTGAAAATGCTATGCATACTGCAAAAGATGAAGGGAAAGGTACAATAAGATTTTATGACTCTTCGTTACAACAAATGACTAGATCAAGATCTCTTATGATACAAAATCTAAAAGAAGGATTTATAAATAATCAATTTTTTGTACTATATCAAAAGCAAGTTGATATGAATGCTAATGTAGTAGGAGTTGAAGCACTTTTAAGATGGCAACATCCCCATTTAGGACTTATATCACCAGTTGAATTTATTCCTTTGGCAGAGGAGTCTGGATTGATTGGTGACCTTGGCAAATGGGTTATGCAAGAGGCTATTAATGAGCTTAGAATTTGGAGTCAAAATGATATTAGAAAGAGCTGGAGGGTATCAGTTAATGTAAGTCCTTTACAGTTTAAAGAAGACAATTTTGTTGATACCATTAAAGATATGGTTATACAAGCACAAATCAATCCTTCTTTATTAAGAATAGAATTAACAGAAGGAATATTGATATTCAATAAAGAAAAGGCTACACAAAAAATTGAACAACTTAAGCAGTTTGGTATAAGTATTTCGATTGATGATTTTGGGACTGGATACTCAAGCTTATCATATTTAAAGCACCTTCCAATTGAAGAGCTTAAGATTGATCAGTCATTTGTATCTACATTTTTACAAAGCCCCTCAGATAGAACTATTATAAAAACAATAATAACAATGGGGCATGAATTTGAATTTGATATTATAGCTGAAGGCGTTGAAACAAAAGAACAATTTAATGAACTTCAGCAAATGGGATGTAGATATTTTCAGGGATATTTATTTGCTAAGCCTTGTGATAGTGATAAGTTATAA
- a CDS encoding (2Fe-2S)-binding protein, whose amino-acid sequence MASYPMDYEVCKCKHVSLGEILYAIKEKNANTLEKLQNITDAGTACGSCVCENDDIGEEKLDLYLVDILKKIANE is encoded by the coding sequence ATGGCAAGTTATCCTATGGATTATGAAGTATGCAAATGTAAACATGTAAGCCTTGGTGAGATACTTTATGCTATTAAAGAAAAAAATGCTAACACTTTAGAAAAACTTCAAAATATTACAGATGCAGGGACAGCTTGTGGCTCTTGTGTTTGTGAAAATGATGATATTGGTGAAGAAAAACTTGATTTGTATCTTGTTGATATCTTAAAAAAGATTGCAAATGAATAA
- a CDS encoding class 1 fructose-bisphosphatase: MIEIFEAIKESAKRIKTIIEMGDSSKSDSSNSTGDTQLKLDIASDLVIEEIFGKIPSVKQIVSEEKDEIFTINPDGKYLIAYDPLDGSSLVDVNLSVGTIYGIYENDFTGSNLKASAYIVYGPNVDLVFCDGKVSKLYRLRNNHFVFLKDIKLNPSGKFVATGSTQQCWYPHHKKMVDDMFESGYKLRYSGGMVPDLHQILVKGGGLFSYPGASDKPKGKLRQLFEVFPFALIFECAGGGAIDGQNRVLEAKTLHIHDTSPCFFGSVSELVYVTSAYNG; this comes from the coding sequence ATGATCGAAATTTTTGAAGCTATAAAAGAATCTGCAAAAAGAATAAAAACTATTATAGAAATGGGTGACTCATCAAAAAGTGATAGCTCAAACTCAACTGGTGATACTCAGCTTAAACTTGATATTGCAAGTGATTTGGTTATCGAAGAGATATTTGGCAAAATACCAAGTGTTAAGCAAATAGTTAGTGAAGAAAAAGATGAGATTTTCACCATTAACCCTGATGGCAAATATTTGATAGCATATGACCCACTTGATGGCTCAAGTCTTGTGGATGTAAACCTTAGTGTTGGGACGATTTATGGAATATATGAAAATGATTTTACAGGCTCAAACCTAAAGGCATCAGCATATATAGTATATGGTCCAAATGTTGATTTGGTATTTTGTGATGGTAAAGTTTCAAAACTTTATAGATTAAGAAACAACCACTTTGTATTTTTGAAAGATATTAAGTTAAATCCATCTGGAAAATTTGTAGCAACTGGCTCAACACAACAATGCTGGTATCCACATCACAAAAAGATGGTTGATGATATGTTTGAGTCTGGATATAAGCTTAGATACTCTGGCGGCATGGTGCCTGATTTGCATCAGATATTAGTAAAAGGTGGTGGACTTTTTAGTTACCCTGGAGCTAGTGACAAACCAAAAGGAAAGTTAAGACAGCTTTTTGAAGTATTTCCATTTGCTCTTATTTTTGAGTGTGCAGGTGGTGGTGCTATCGATGGACAAAACAGAGTTTTAGAAGCTAAAACTTTGCATATACACGACACAAGTCCTTGTTTTTTTGGTTCAGTAAGTGAACTTGTGTATGTAACAAGTGCATATAATGGCTGA
- the queA gene encoding tRNA preQ1(34) S-adenosylmethionine ribosyltransferase-isomerase QueA, with translation MKNNNLNISKTSSYDFFLPENLIALYPANPADSAKLLIYDRKTNTITHEVFRNLGNYLENHTIILNDTKVIKARIFGYKHTGGKIELLLNKPLPDNKFLSFIRGKVKIGDILNFEDLRAKVISLNPDGSRVVEFYDSNDISIDFDQLVNILENIGHIPLPPYINREDNKQDERDYQTLFAKKDGSVAAPTASLHFTKEMLDKLNKQFGTSFITLHVGAGTFKPVECEDISEHKMHSEYYHIDNDTINIINSDKKILAVGTTVTRTIEYYYRTKKQNGECDLFLNPNNPPQRVNAILTNFHLPKSTLIMLVASFVGIEKTMELYSEAIKNHYRFYSYGDAMLIL, from the coding sequence ATGAAGAATAATAATTTGAATATTTCAAAAACCTCAAGCTATGATTTTTTCCTACCAGAAAATCTCATCGCTTTATATCCAGCAAATCCAGCTGATAGCGCTAAACTACTTATATATGATAGAAAAACAAATACAATCACCCATGAAGTTTTCCGTAATTTGGGTAACTATCTTGAAAATCACACCATAATACTTAATGATACAAAAGTAATAAAAGCAAGAATATTTGGATACAAACATACTGGTGGTAAAATTGAATTACTTTTAAATAAACCATTGCCTGATAATAAATTTTTATCATTTATTAGAGGTAAGGTAAAGATAGGGGATATTTTAAATTTTGAAGATTTAAGGGCAAAGGTAATTTCCCTTAATCCAGATGGAAGTAGGGTAGTTGAGTTTTATGACAGTAATGATATATCTATTGACTTTGATCAATTAGTCAATATACTTGAAAATATTGGGCATATTCCTCTTCCTCCATATATAAATAGAGAAGACAACAAGCAAGATGAAAGAGACTATCAAACACTTTTTGCCAAAAAAGATGGTTCAGTAGCTGCACCAACTGCTAGCTTGCATTTTACAAAAGAGATGCTAGATAAGCTTAATAAACAATTTGGTACAAGTTTTATTACTCTACATGTTGGTGCTGGTACATTCAAGCCTGTTGAATGTGAAGATATAAGTGAGCATAAAATGCACTCTGAATATTACCATATAGATAATGATACTATCAATATTATAAACTCAGATAAAAAAATATTAGCTGTAGGCACAACGGTAACAAGAACAATAGAATATTACTATAGAACAAAAAAACAAAATGGAGAATGTGATTTATTTTTAAATCCAAACAATCCTCCACAAAGAGTAAATGCCATACTAACTAATTTTCATCTCCCAAAATCAACTCTAATAATGCTTGTAGCATCATTTGTTGGTATTGAAAAAACTATGGAACTTTATAGTGAGGCTATTAAAAATCACTATAGATTTTATAGTTATGGCGATGCAATGCTGATTTTGTGA
- the mobB gene encoding molybdopterin-guanine dinucleotide biosynthesis protein B, which yields MKRLAIAFTGPSNSGKTTLIVKVANILQDMGHKVAIIKHDPKDKASFDKEGKDSFKFSQTGADVAVVSPNKTTYFKKTTSCIDEMIAMFVDFDYLLVEGLKTLDLPRIAIFRDRLDENYYEVTDVIACDDTIDKTMIPQGMGYLDLNNPEAVIEWIEKNAKRV from the coding sequence ATGAAAAGATTAGCAATAGCATTTACAGGACCGTCAAATAGCGGTAAAACTACATTGATAGTAAAAGTGGCGAATATCTTACAAGATATGGGTCACAAGGTGGCAATAATCAAGCATGACCCAAAAGATAAAGCATCTTTTGATAAAGAAGGTAAAGATAGCTTCAAGTTTTCACAAACTGGTGCTGATGTTGCTGTGGTGTCCCCAAACAAGACAACATATTTTAAAAAAACCACTTCTTGTATAGATGAAATGATAGCTATGTTTGTGGATTTTGATTATCTTCTTGTTGAGGGTTTAAAAACCCTTGATTTACCAAGAATTGCTATCTTTAGAGATAGGCTTGATGAAAATTACTATGAAGTAACCGATGTGATAGCGTGTGATGATACTATTGATAAAACTATGATTCCTCAAGGTATGGGATATTTGGATTTAAACAATCCAGAAGCTGTAATTGAGTGGATAGAAAAAAATGCAAAAAGAGTTTAA